The sequence AAAGCTGCGACGGTAGGCCTCGTCGCGCAGTAGCTCGTTGCGCGCGAGCTCGTCGGCCAGGTGCAGCGCGGCCTCGCCGGCGGCGAACTCTTCGAACACCACCAGGTCCATGCCATCGGCGTAGACCTCGAACGGCATCGGCACCGTCTGCCAGCGGAACTCGGTGCCGGCCGAACGGTTGGTGAACGACACCAGCGCCGTGATCGCGTCGCTGAGGCTGGGATTGGCCTTGGTGTCGGCGGCGCTGATGAGCGTGGTCTTGAGCGGCTTGCGGACGCCCCAGCCGCCGCTGGCGGCGAGGAACAGCAGCACGTTCACCTTGGTGGTGATGTTGGGTGCGCTCTGCAGCACGCGATCGCGGCGGCGCAGGATCGCATGGAAGCGGCGGTACTCGCCCCAGGTGGCGTAGGTCGATGGCAGTCGCGCCGAGCGATGACGCTCACCACCGACCTTGTCCCACGGGTTGGTCATGGTCGACAGGCCCAGGTAGCCGGCATCGAGCGCCTCCTCGAGGATCGCCTCCATGCGGGCCTGCTCGTCGGCGGTGGGGCGCTCGTCGGGGTCGACGGCGCGCGACAGGCCCATCACCGAGGTGCGCAGATCGGAGTGGCCCAGGTAGCACGCGATGTTGGGCCCGAGCGGTCGCTGCTCGAGCCCCTCGATGTAGCCGGCCGGGGTCGACCAGGTCTTGTGGCGCGTGAGCGCCGGCAGCACCTGCTCGCGCGGCAGCGCCTCGACGCGCGTGAAGAAGTCGGCGCAGTCCTCGGGCGACGAGAGGATCGTGCTGAGCGAGCACGAGCCGACGAACACCGTCGTCACGCCGTGACGCACCGACTCGTGCAGGCCCGGCGCCGCCAGCAGCTCGGCGTCGTAGTGGGTGTGCATGTCGATGAAGCCCGGCATCACCCAGCGGCCGTCGGCCTCGATCACGCGATCGACCGCGCGCGGATCGACGGCGGCCGCCTCCTGCTCGCTCGCGACGACGCCGTCGGTCACCAACACGTCGCGCACGCACCCCGGCGCACCGGTGCCGTCGAAGAAGAGTCCGTTGCGAATGAGCGTCTGCATCGCGGCTGTCCTCCGGCGGCGGTCCGAACTTAGATAGTGAACGCTATCTAACTTGGCCTGCCAACCCGGCGTGGGCACGACCGCCGCAAACCTGCGTTCGCGGCCTATCGGCGGGACTTGGCGGGCAGCCGGTCGGGGTACGGCACGTCCCCGCGCGCGAGCATCTCGACGAACTGCGCGATGCGTCGCGTGCGGGTCTCGGGTCGCTTCGCGGTCTGCACCCGATGCAGGATCGCGAAGCGGTTGGTGCCATCCAACGTCGCGAACAGGCGCGCCGCCTTCGCGCTCTTCGCCAGCGCCGCCTGCAGATCGTCAGGCACGCGCGCCGCCTTCGGTGAGTCGTACGCGGCGTGCCAGCGACCATCGGCCTGGGCGCGCTGCACCTGCGCGAGCCCAGGCGGACGCATGCGGCCGGAGTCGATCAGCGCCTGCGCCTTGGCGACGTTGATCTTCGACCACGGTCCACCCGCGCGCCGCGGTCCGAAGCGCTGCAGCCACGCAGTGTCGTCGAGCGCACGCTTCTGGCTGTCGATCCACCCCCACGCCAGCGCGACGTCGAGCGCCTCGGCGTACGTGAGGTGCGGTGGATGACCGCCCTTCCCGAGCTTGAGGAGGATCGGCCCACTGGTGCCGTGGTGGGCCGCCAGCCAGCGATCGAACGCCGCCGCATCGGTGAAGCTCTCGACGGGTTCTGCCGGCTTGCCGGCGTTGGCGGTGGGTTCGGCGGCCTTGCGGGTCGCGGAGCGAGATCGTGGCGTGGCCATGCCCAGGTGCGCAGATGGTAGCGAACGCAGTCCACGCACGCGAACCTAAGAGTCTTCTCAGGCTGCTCTAAAGGCTGCGCTCGACCACCTTGCTACAACCACCCCGTGTCCGCCACGTCCCTGGTGCTCGCCCTCGTGCTCGCCGCTCCCGCCCCGGGGCCGGTGCCACCGCCCGACGACGGCGCCCACTTCGATCGCAGCGGCCGCGCGCTCTCCTTCGACGAGGCGATCGGGCTCAGCGAGCAGCTGCCGTCGACGAAGATCCGCGCGCAGGCGGTGCGCGAGCGAGAGCTCGGCGATCGCCGGATCTCCGGCACCATCGCGCAGCCGCAGATCTGGCTGCAGCCCGGTGTGCGGCTGCTCCCCCGCGAAGCCCAAGCGTTCACGCCGCAGGCGATGATCACCCAGACGTGGAGCCTCGGTCGCCTCGGTAGCGCGCGCCGCAAGGCCGCGAAGGCGGAGCGCACGGCGATGGCGTCGGAGCTGAGCGCTCGCCAGCTCGCCCACCGCCTCGAGGCAGCGCGCACGTGGATCGATCTGCACACCGCGCAGCGCGAGCTCGAGCTGGCCCGCCACGAGGGTGACGTCGCGATCGAGTGGGTCGCGCGGGCCGAGGCTGCGCTCCGCGCGGAGCTGATCCTCGCCCCCGACGTCGCCGAGGCCCGCGCGTACGCGGCCGAGGTGCGCTCGCGTCACCTCGAGCTCGAGGGCCGCGTCCACGATCTCGGACTGCAGCTGGCGCGCGACGTCGGCGAGGACCCGTGGCGGCCGCTCGTCGCCGACGGCGCTACGCCCGATCCGCGACTACCCGACGAGGCCGAGATCGCCCGGCGATTCGCCGACGTCGGCGAGCTCCCCGAGGTCCAGGCGCTCCGGCTCGCCGCGGTGGCCAAGCGCGCCTACGCGGTCGAGAGCCGCGCGCAGTACCGTGGCAGTCAGCTGACGCTCGGCGGCCAGATCGATCGCGACGAGCGCGACGGATTCCTCGCCTACGGCATCGTCGCGCTGTCGGTGCCGACCCGCGGCGCGGGCGTGCGACAGCACGGCGAGATCATGAGCGAGGTCCATCGCCTCGAGGCCGAAGCCGCCGACACCCAGCGCGCGCTGTCCTCGCGACTGGCGACCACGCTCCACGATCTGCACCACACGCAGGTGGTGGTCGAGAACCTGGGTGGCGCGCTGCTGCCCGAGCTGCGGGCGGCCGCCACCGCCCACGAGAAGGCCCGCGACGTCGGCGAAGGCACGGTGTTCGAGCTGTTCTCGGCACGACGTCGCGTGCTCGCGGCCGAGAACGCCCTGGTGGCGGCCGAGGGCGCGCAGACGTGGGCGCGACTGCAGACGTGGTTGCTGCTGGCCGAGCTGGAGGCGCCGCGATGATCCGCCGCCTCGCGCTCGCAAGCCTGCTCGGCGGCTGCACCCAGCCATGGACGCCACCGCCGACGGCAGACACCGCCCACGAGAGCTCGGCGCGCAGCCCGTGGGTCGCGGTGGTCGCACCCAGCGATCCCAGCCTCACCGAGCTCGCCGCGGAGGTCGTCGGTGACGCGAGCTCGCGCTCGCAGATCTCTGTGACGTATCCCAGCAAGGTGACGGCGATTCGCGTGCGCGTGGGCGATTCGGTCCACGCCGGCGACGTGTTGGTCGACGTGTTGGTGCCCGAACTGGTGCGCGCGCAGGCCACCGCGGCCTCGGCCGCCGAGCGCATCGAGCTCCAGCGCAAGCGCATCGATCAGCTCGACGCGCTGCGCGGTGAGGGGCTGGTCGGCGGGCGAGAGCTGTTCGATCTGCGCGCGACCCTGGCCGAGCTCGAGGCGCAGCGCCGCGAGGCCCAGGCCATCGTCACGGGTGCGGGCATCGGCGAGCGCGGAGCGGTCTACGAGCGTGGGGTGTTGCGCCTGCGCGCGCCGGCCGACGGCACGGTCACCGGCATCGAGGCCGTGGTCGGCGAGATGCACGACGCCGCCACCGGCCCGCTGATCTCGCTGGCCCGCGACTCCGACGCGCGCATCGAGGTCCACGCGACGCAACCACTGCCCCCCGGTGCGTCGCTGAAGTTCGCGATGCCCGACGGTCGCGAGGTCGAGCTCGCCGCGACCCCGGTGGCGCAAGTCGTCGATCCGAGCGACGGCAGCCTCCGGCTATGGTTCGATCCGGCCACGCGCACGCCGCTGCCCCACGGCGTGCGCGGACACGTGCTGATCCACGCGGTGCAAGGCGGCGCGCTGCAGGTGCCCGAGCGCGCGATCGCATGGCAGGACGGGCGAATGGTGGTGTTCGCCCGCGACGGCGAGGGCGTGCGACCGGTCCCGGTCGAGGTCGTGGGTCGATCGGGCAGCTCGGCGCTGGTGCGCGGCGAGCTCGCGCTCGGTGAGCAGGTCGCCGGCGACGGCGCAGCCTGGATCACACCCGTGGAGGACGAGTGAACGCGATCGCACGCATCGTTCACGGCGCGATCGGTCACCGCGTCGCGGTGATCGTGGTGGTGTTGATGCTGGCGGCGGTGGCCGCCGTCGGCGTGCGTCGCCTGCAGCTCGATGCGCTGCCCGACATCACCAGCAACCAGGTCATCGTGCTCACGAGCGCCCCCGGCCTCACGCCGGAGGAGGTCGAGCGCCTGGTGACGCGCCGCGTCGAGATCGCGATCGGTGGGCTGTCAGGCGTGGTCGAGCAGCGGAGCCTGTCGCGCTTTGGCATCTCGTCGGTCACCGTGGTCTTCGACGACGACGTCGATCCCTGGCGCTCGCGACAGCAGGTCCAGGAGCGCATCGGCAACCTCGCCGGCGAGCTGCCCGAGGGCGTCGATCCGCCGCAGCTGGGCCCCTTCACCGGCGGGCTCGGCGAGGTGTTCCACATCTCGTTGTCCTCACCCGAGCGATCGCAGGCCGAGCTGCTCGAGCTGGCCGAGCTGCGCGTCGCACCGATGATGCGTGGGGTCGAAGGCATCGTCGAGGCCAACACGTGGGGTGGTCGCCGACGTTCGCTCGAGGTCCGCGCCGACGCCCGCAAGCTGGCCAAGAACCGCGTGACCTTGGCCGAGCTACAGCTCGCGCTCGAGCGCGCCACCGGGGCTGCGGCCGGCGCCTCGATCCCCGCCGGCGGCGGGCAGGCGCTGCTGCGCGGCGTGGTGTGGCCGCAGGGGCCCGTCGATCTCGGCGCCGCGATCGTGCGCCACGGCGACCCCGAGGGCCACGAGCGGATCATCCGCGTGGCCGACGTCGCCGACGTGGTGTGGGGCGACCTCCCGCGCATCGGCGCGGCGACGGGCAACGGCGGCGGCGAGCTGGTCTACGTGATGCTGCAGATGGCGCTGCACGCCAACGCGCTCGAGGTGGTCGGCCGCGTCCACGAGCGCATGGACCAGCTGGTGCCGCTGCTGCCCGCCGACGTCGCCATCGAGGTCGTCTACGACCGCAGCGACCTGGTGCTCGCGACCCTGCAGACCGTGGGCAAGAACCTCGCCGAGGGTGCGGTGCTGGTCATCGTCGTGCTGGTCGCCCTGCTGGGGTCGTTGCGCGCGGGCATCGTGGTGGCGTCGGTGATCCCGCTGTCGATGCTGGGCGCGGTCGCGGCGATGGTCGCGTTCGGCGTGCCGGGCAACCTCATGAGTCTGGGCGCGATCGACTTCGGGCTGCTGGTCGACGGCGCGGTGGTGATGGTCGAGCGTGCGTTCCACGAACTGCCGTCGATCCGGGACCGCGACGAGCCCACCCTGCGTCGTGCCACGATCGCCTCCGCGATGGGCCAGGTGGCCGCGCCGATGACC is a genomic window of Deltaproteobacteria bacterium containing:
- a CDS encoding amidohydrolase family protein; this encodes MQTLIRNGLFFDGTGAPGCVRDVLVTDGVVASEQEAAAVDPRAVDRVIEADGRWVMPGFIDMHTHYDAELLAAPGLHESVRHGVTTVFVGSCSLSTILSSPEDCADFFTRVEALPREQVLPALTRHKTWSTPAGYIEGLEQRPLGPNIACYLGHSDLRTSVMGLSRAVDPDERPTADEQARMEAILEEALDAGYLGLSTMTNPWDKVGGERHRSARLPSTYATWGEYRRFHAILRRRDRVLQSAPNITTKVNVLLFLAASGGWGVRKPLKTTLISAADTKANPSLSDAITALVSFTNRSAGTEFRWQTVPMPFEVYADGMDLVVFEEFAAGEAALHLADELARNELLRDEAYRRSFRKDYDRRFSPRVWHRNFYDAEIVGAPEAALVGRTFGAIADERGIHPVDAFLDLVVAHGARLRWRTTIANHRPRKLVELASHDSVQIGFSDAGAHVRNMAFYNFALYYLREIRDAAAQGRPVVPLEHAVHKLTGELAQWYGIDAGRLQPGDRADLVIIDPAGLDASLADYHEAPMTMMGGLSRMVRRNDGAVTATMIGGEVVYEDGRFAPGFGTTRRHGSFLRVGVATPAVRVQPEHEHAERAFEPSYTSRAS
- a CDS encoding YdeI/OmpD-associated family protein; protein product: MATPRSRSATRKAAEPTANAGKPAEPVESFTDAAAFDRWLAAHHGTSGPILLKLGKGGHPPHLTYAEALDVALAWGWIDSQKRALDDTAWLQRFGPRRAGGPWSKINVAKAQALIDSGRMRPPGLAQVQRAQADGRWHAAYDSPKAARVPDDLQAALAKSAKAARLFATLDGTNRFAILHRVQTAKRPETRTRRIAQFVEMLARGDVPYPDRLPAKSRR
- a CDS encoding TolC family protein, with product MSATSLVLALVLAAPAPGPVPPPDDGAHFDRSGRALSFDEAIGLSEQLPSTKIRAQAVRERELGDRRISGTIAQPQIWLQPGVRLLPREAQAFTPQAMITQTWSLGRLGSARRKAAKAERTAMASELSARQLAHRLEAARTWIDLHTAQRELELARHEGDVAIEWVARAEAALRAELILAPDVAEARAYAAEVRSRHLELEGRVHDLGLQLARDVGEDPWRPLVADGATPDPRLPDEAEIARRFADVGELPEVQALRLAAVAKRAYAVESRAQYRGSQLTLGGQIDRDERDGFLAYGIVALSVPTRGAGVRQHGEIMSEVHRLEAEAADTQRALSSRLATTLHDLHHTQVVVENLGGALLPELRAAATAHEKARDVGEGTVFELFSARRRVLAAENALVAAEGAQTWARLQTWLLLAELEAPR
- a CDS encoding efflux RND transporter periplasmic adaptor subunit; the encoded protein is MIRRLALASLLGGCTQPWTPPPTADTAHESSARSPWVAVVAPSDPSLTELAAEVVGDASSRSQISVTYPSKVTAIRVRVGDSVHAGDVLVDVLVPELVRAQATAASAAERIELQRKRIDQLDALRGEGLVGGRELFDLRATLAELEAQRREAQAIVTGAGIGERGAVYERGVLRLRAPADGTVTGIEAVVGEMHDAATGPLISLARDSDARIEVHATQPLPPGASLKFAMPDGREVELAATPVAQVVDPSDGSLRLWFDPATRTPLPHGVRGHVLIHAVQGGALQVPERAIAWQDGRMVVFARDGEGVRPVPVEVVGRSGSSALVRGELALGEQVAGDGAAWITPVEDE